DNA sequence from the Desulfobacterales bacterium genome:
GTAGTCTCCATTGATTTAGCTTCTTCAACAGTAATAACGCCTTCTTTTCCAACTTTGCTCATAGCTTCAGCAATAATATTTCCGATTGTTTCGTCATTATTCGCAGAAATTGTTCCTACTTGAGCTATTTCTTTTTGATCTTTTGTAGGCTTGCTCATTTTAGCGAGTTCTTTTATAGCAACTTCAACTGCTTTATCAATTCCTCGTTTTATAGCCATTGGATCATTGCCAGCAGCTACAAGTTTTAAACCTTCTTCATATATTGCTCGCCCAAGAACTGTAGCTGTAGTTGTTCCATCACCGGCCATATCGCTGGTTTTGCTGGCAACTTCTTTTACCATTTGAGCGCCCATGTTTTCGAATTTATCTTCGAATTCTATTTCCTTTGCAACGGTAACACCGTCTTTTGTTACAGTAGGAGATCCCCAAGCCTTATCAATTACAACATTTCTTCCTTTTGGTCCAAGGGTTACAACAACTGCATCAGCAAGGCCTTTTACTCCATTAAGCATGGATTCACGAGCTTTCATGCTATATTTAATATCTTTTGCCGCCATATTGAACTATCCTCCATATATATTTTTTTATATTAATCAAAATTTTTATTCAATAATGCCAAGAACATCATCTTCACGCATAATTAAATATTCTTCACCTTCAATTTTAACTTCTGTGCCAGAATATTTGCCAAAAAGAATTCTATCTCCTGCTTTAATTTCCATAGATATTTTTTTGCCATCATCTGTAACTTTTCCAGGACCAACTTCTATAACTTTTCCTTCTGCCGGTTTTTCTTTAGCCGTGTCAGGAATAATGATTCCGCCTTTTGTAGTTGTTTCTTCTTCTACCCTTTTAACTAAAATCCTATCCTGTAATGGTCTGAGTTTCATAACGCGCCTCCTTAATTTATGTTAGATATATTATTTAATAGTTTTAACTCTCAACTCTATACTTTATATAACTTATATAATTTTTTTTACTGAATTTTTTTTAATTAGATTTATCCGATGATGTCTCAACTTTTGGGGAAGGATTATCTCCACTTTTTGATTCATTCGATGTAGTAGAAGAACCAACACTATTAGCATTATTTGTTTTTTGAGCGTAATCAGTTACATACCATCCTGAACCTTTTAAATGAAAACTACTTTGAGAAATTAATTTACTAAGTTTTCCAGAACAGGAAGGGCATTTAGAGAGAGCCTCATCATTAATGCTTTGAAAAGCTTCCTCTATTTTATTGCAGTTTTGACATTGATATTCATAGATTGGCATAATTATTACTCCTAAATATAAATTAACATTATTTTTTAAATTTTATATTCATTATATTTTTTGCAAAAGATAAGCAGTGTTTTTTTATTGTCAAGAATTTCAAAAGATTTTTTATTATATTAATAACTATTTCCATGGGAAAATGCATAGAAATCTAAAACATCCTGTATGCCTGAAATTTTCATATCACTCAATATTTCATAAGTTTTTTTGTTGACAAAAATTTCTTCTGCTTCTTTAGTTTTATCTGGAGCAAAAAAAAATTGCCTGAATTTCATGAATCTAACAATATGAACTAATTCATGGGTAACTACGTAAATCATAAAAGGCAGAAGTCTTATGTTATTTTTATTTATCAAAGTCGATATTATTGAATGGTCTTGAATGCATACTCTAAAATGATCAAATGAAAAAGATGGAAGAAGCTTATTATTTTTTTTCCCTGTATATCTTAGAATTTGAGCAAAATGACCATTAGATATTTCATCAGGAAGAAGATCTTTCAATGTTCTTATATCATATTGAAGCTTTACCCATTCATTTGATGACATTTTATAAAAATTACTTACTCTATCTTCAGCAATGGATACTGATTCGCTTACTATTTTTATTTCATCATTACTAAATTGTTTTAGTTCTTTCATTTTTTTATTTATATTGGTATAGATATAAGTTATTTATGAAACTTACTTAAAAAAACTTTATAATTTCTATTTTTTAAGCTAAG
Encoded proteins:
- the groES gene encoding co-chaperone GroES — protein: MKLRPLQDRILVKRVEEETTTKGGIIIPDTAKEKPAEGKVIEVGPGKVTDDGKKISMEIKAGDRILFGKYSGTEVKIEGEEYLIMREDDVLGIIE
- a CDS encoding zinc ribbon domain-containing protein, yielding MPIYEYQCQNCNKIEEAFQSINDEALSKCPSCSGKLSKLISQSSFHLKGSGWYVTDYAQKTNNANSVGSSTTSNESKSGDNPSPKVETSSDKSN